A genome region from Engraulis encrasicolus isolate BLACKSEA-1 chromosome 6, IST_EnEncr_1.0, whole genome shotgun sequence includes the following:
- the c6h1orf52 gene encoding UPF0690 protein C1orf52 homolog yields MAEKKKPGGLNFFMGYDDLSDSSDSSDDEGPESSKTKQEASASSNVAAQQGTKRSSGGIPLPKPDDLFKSVSKPTFLYNPLNKQIDWESRIVKAPEEPAKEFKVWKTNAVPPPESYATEEKKKGPPPGMDMAIKWSNVYEDNGDDAPQAAVKARFLPEEEDQFSDPESDDDSKNSSKSAKKQRVETFQQKEKRKRDMGQATSDKTFVEEEKRILRQNVD; encoded by the exons ATGGCAGAAAAGAAGAAACCGGGAGGCCTTAATTTTTTCATGGGTTATGATGACCTCAGCGACAGCAGTGACAGTAGCGATGATGAGGGACCGGAATCATCCAAGACCAAACAGGAGGCCAGTGCGTCAAGCAATGTCGCAGCCCAGCAAGGAACAAAACGATCGTCTGGTGGCATCCCTTTGCCTAAACCCGACGACCTTTTCAAATCGGTTTCAAAACCCACATTCCTCTATAATCCCCTCAATAAACAGATCGACTGGGAGAGCCGCATCGTGAAAGCCCCGGAGGAG CCCGCCAAGGAGTTCAAAGTCTGGAAAACCAATGCGGTGCCCCCACCTGAGAGCTATGccacagaggagaagaagaaggggccACCCCCAGGCATGGACATGGCGATAAAGTGGTCCAACGTTTACGAGGACAACGGCGATGACGCGCCACAGGCCGCTGTCAAAGCCCGCTTCCTACCTGAAGAGGAGGACCAGTTCTCCGATCCAGAAtcag ACGATGACTCCAAGAATTCGTCCAAGTCCGCAAAGAAGCAGCGGGTGGAGACCTTCCAGCAGAAGGAGAAGCGCAAGAGAGACATGGGCCAGGCCACCTCCGACAAGACCttcgtggaggaggagaagaggatccTGAGACAGAACGTCGACTGA